Proteins encoded together in one Synechococcus sp. A15-62 window:
- a CDS encoding NADPH-dependent assimilatory sulfite reductase hemoprotein subunit: MAVAETGTQSLSKAEQRKLDSDHLRDPLLSELSNDDVRFTEDAVQLLKFHGSYQQHHRELRKTDKIRSWQMMLRLRSPGGRIPARLFLALDNLSNRLGDGTLRATTRQAFQMHGIAKADLKEVIGTIVRNMGSTLAACGDINRNVMAPPAPFEKGGYPVARRLADEIADLLSPEAAEGAYLDLWVDGDLSYRFKPSRAVQKARKRQSEGGVFSGSTEEPLYGDTYLPRKFKVAVTVPGDNSVDLLTQDIGLVAFTDPSGDLRGCNVYVGGGMGRTHNKEETFARTADPLGYVDAADVLDVVQAILALQRDHGDREMRKHSRMKYLLHDKGIQWFRDTLCATYFKGDLKGLRNEPKAKLLDYLGWHRQKAGMWFVGLPLLCGRLNGDLKAGLRQLVETYQLEIRLTANQDLLLCNIGTSQRASIRTQLEALGFEVPEAPAPLARHAIACPALPTCGLAITESERILPDVLDRLDAQLRRLEIEKSLLVRMTGCPNGCARPYMAELGLVGNGVNQYQLWLGGTPNLQRLARPYMEKLPLDDLEKTLEPLLLSWKAAGGRRSFGDHIEKLGDQEVSELLTASA; this comes from the coding sequence TTGGCAGTGGCGGAAACAGGAACTCAATCGCTGTCCAAGGCGGAGCAGCGCAAGCTGGACAGCGACCATCTTCGCGACCCGTTGTTGAGCGAGCTCAGCAACGACGATGTGCGCTTCACGGAAGATGCCGTTCAACTGCTGAAGTTTCACGGCAGCTACCAACAGCACCACCGCGAACTGCGCAAAACGGACAAGATCCGCAGCTGGCAAATGATGCTGCGGCTGCGCAGTCCGGGCGGACGCATCCCTGCCCGGCTGTTCCTCGCCCTCGATAACCTCTCCAACCGCCTTGGGGACGGAACCCTGCGGGCTACCACCCGTCAGGCCTTCCAGATGCACGGCATCGCCAAGGCCGACTTGAAAGAGGTGATTGGCACCATCGTTCGCAACATGGGCTCGACCCTGGCGGCCTGCGGGGACATCAACCGCAATGTGATGGCACCACCAGCTCCTTTTGAGAAAGGCGGCTATCCCGTGGCACGGCGTCTGGCCGATGAAATTGCCGATCTGCTCAGCCCCGAGGCGGCCGAAGGGGCCTATCTCGACCTCTGGGTGGATGGTGACCTGAGTTATCGCTTCAAGCCCAGCCGAGCCGTTCAGAAGGCCAGAAAGCGCCAGAGCGAAGGCGGCGTGTTTTCCGGCAGCACTGAGGAACCTCTCTATGGAGACACCTACTTACCCCGGAAATTCAAGGTGGCCGTCACCGTGCCCGGGGACAACTCCGTTGACCTGCTCACCCAGGACATCGGCCTGGTGGCCTTCACCGACCCCTCCGGCGATCTGCGGGGCTGCAACGTTTACGTGGGCGGTGGCATGGGCCGCACCCACAACAAGGAGGAGACCTTCGCCCGCACGGCGGATCCATTGGGTTACGTCGATGCCGCCGACGTTCTGGATGTGGTTCAGGCGATACTGGCGCTGCAACGGGACCACGGTGATCGGGAGATGCGCAAGCACTCCCGCATGAAGTACCTGCTGCACGACAAGGGAATCCAATGGTTCCGCGACACCCTGTGCGCGACCTACTTCAAGGGAGACCTCAAGGGGCTGCGCAATGAGCCCAAGGCCAAACTTTTGGACTACCTCGGCTGGCATCGCCAGAAGGCAGGGATGTGGTTCGTGGGGTTGCCCCTGCTCTGCGGTCGCCTGAATGGAGATCTCAAGGCCGGCCTCAGGCAGCTCGTGGAGACGTATCAGTTGGAGATTCGCCTCACCGCCAATCAAGACCTGCTGCTGTGCAACATCGGCACCTCCCAGCGGGCCAGCATCCGCACCCAGCTGGAAGCCCTCGGATTTGAGGTGCCTGAAGCCCCAGCACCTCTGGCCAGGCATGCGATCGCTTGTCCAGCTCTACCCACCTGCGGGCTCGCCATCACCGAATCAGAGCGCATCCTTCCGGATGTTCTCGATCGCCTCGATGCCCAGCTGCGGCGGCTTGAGATTGAGAAGTCCCTGCTGGTGAGGATGACCGGCTGCCCCAACGGCTGCGCCCGCCCCTACATGGCCGAGCTGGGTTTGGTGGGCAACGGGGTCAACCAGTACCAGCTCTGGCTCGGCGGCACCCCCAACCTCCAGCGTCTGGCGCGCCCTTACATGGAAAAACTCCCCCTAGATGATCTGGAAAAAACCCTTGAACCGCTTCTGCTCAGCTGGAAAGCCGCCGGTGGACGTCGCAGTTTCGGGGACCACATCGAGAAGCTGGGTGATCAGGAAGTGAGCGAGCTGTTGACGGCCTCGGCGTAG
- the glyS gene encoding glycine--tRNA ligase subunit beta: MTATFLLEIGTEELPADFVRQALDQLQQRVSRDLREARLGHGVVSVFGTPRRLVVSVAELEDRQPDLQEERKGPPVAQAFKDGVPGPAAIGFAKRCGVDPSDLEQRDTPKGPCVFATVLTPGQASVELLQGLIPQWIDALQGRRFMRWGTGAQRFSRPIRWLLALKGSELIPVVLDGADPEVRSDRFSRAHRLHGDEPLPIASAEQFGETLAAAGVVVDRAERAKRIRTSLDQSAQAANGTPDCPASLFEELVDLVEDPRILEGTIAERFLQLPPEVISTVMQAHQRYVPLQVPGLEADPLRLTAEAVLRPQFLLVGNGLAPASSLIVRGNERVLGARLADAEFFLDVDRRQSSASRREALDRVTFAEGLGSLLDRSERIERLTGLLLKQLGLDQSVADAAQRASHFSKNDLVSQMVGEFPELQGLMGGKYLLEEGETREVALAVVEHYLPRGAGDALPATPAGAVVALAERLELLLSIFAKGERPTGSSDPYALRRAGNGVVQILWGMAWRLDLMAFLSKAVEEWAALFPAFAVDASQLHNDLCQLMRQRIVSQLEDDGFAPDLVQAVAGDAVSSQRLLSDPLDVKQRIQLLRDLRDSGQLDAVQAVVQRAAKLAEKGDLARDQLVASDVVEPERFESASEKDLFAALEQLQPLAQQRSYQALADALVAATPALQAFFDGETSVMVMVDDSALRLNRLNLLAVLRNQASVLAEFESIQSK; encoded by the coding sequence GTGACGGCAACCTTTCTTCTGGAAATCGGCACCGAGGAGCTTCCTGCTGATTTCGTCCGGCAAGCGCTTGACCAACTGCAGCAGCGGGTCAGTCGTGACCTGCGTGAGGCAAGGCTGGGCCATGGAGTGGTGTCGGTGTTCGGCACCCCCCGGCGATTGGTGGTCTCCGTCGCTGAGTTGGAGGACCGCCAACCCGATCTTCAGGAAGAACGCAAGGGCCCTCCCGTGGCTCAGGCCTTCAAGGACGGTGTCCCAGGGCCAGCGGCGATCGGTTTCGCCAAGCGCTGCGGTGTTGACCCCTCAGATCTTGAGCAGCGTGACACTCCGAAGGGGCCTTGCGTCTTCGCAACCGTTCTCACCCCGGGGCAAGCCAGTGTTGAACTGCTCCAGGGGCTGATTCCTCAATGGATTGATGCTCTTCAGGGTCGGCGGTTCATGCGCTGGGGCACTGGAGCCCAGCGCTTCAGCCGCCCCATCCGCTGGCTGCTGGCGCTCAAGGGTTCTGAGCTGATCCCTGTGGTCCTCGATGGTGCTGACCCCGAGGTCCGCAGCGATCGTTTCAGCCGAGCCCACCGTCTCCATGGTGACGAGCCACTGCCCATTGCATCAGCGGAGCAGTTTGGAGAAACCCTCGCAGCCGCCGGTGTTGTTGTTGATCGTGCGGAGCGGGCCAAACGGATCCGCACCAGCCTTGATCAGTCGGCTCAGGCCGCCAACGGAACACCCGACTGCCCGGCGTCGCTGTTCGAAGAACTGGTGGACCTGGTTGAAGACCCGAGGATTCTCGAGGGGACCATCGCTGAGCGGTTCCTGCAGCTTCCCCCGGAGGTGATCAGCACGGTGATGCAGGCCCATCAGCGTTATGTGCCGCTGCAGGTGCCTGGTCTGGAGGCAGACCCCCTGCGACTCACTGCTGAGGCTGTGCTTCGTCCCCAGTTCCTGTTGGTGGGTAACGGATTAGCCCCTGCGTCGTCCTTGATCGTTCGCGGGAATGAACGCGTGCTTGGAGCGCGCCTGGCGGACGCCGAATTTTTCCTCGATGTCGACCGGCGGCAGTCCAGCGCCTCCCGGCGTGAAGCCCTCGACCGTGTCACCTTCGCCGAGGGCCTGGGCAGTCTTCTGGACCGCTCCGAGCGAATCGAGCGGCTCACGGGCCTGCTGTTGAAGCAACTCGGCCTTGATCAGAGCGTGGCGGATGCGGCCCAGCGTGCCTCTCATTTCAGCAAGAACGACCTGGTCAGCCAGATGGTGGGGGAGTTCCCTGAACTTCAGGGCCTGATGGGTGGCAAATACCTCCTGGAGGAGGGAGAAACCCGTGAAGTCGCTCTCGCTGTGGTGGAACACTATTTGCCCCGGGGAGCCGGTGATGCTCTGCCCGCAACCCCCGCGGGAGCAGTTGTGGCCTTGGCGGAACGGCTCGAGCTGCTGCTCAGCATCTTTGCTAAGGGAGAGCGACCAACCGGATCTTCCGACCCCTATGCCCTGCGGCGGGCCGGTAATGGTGTGGTGCAGATTCTCTGGGGCATGGCCTGGCGCCTAGACCTCATGGCGTTCCTGAGCAAGGCCGTGGAGGAGTGGGCTGCTCTGTTCCCGGCCTTTGCGGTGGATGCCAGCCAACTGCACAACGACCTCTGTCAGCTGATGCGGCAGCGGATCGTGTCTCAACTGGAAGACGACGGCTTTGCGCCTGATCTGGTGCAGGCTGTGGCTGGTGATGCCGTCTCCAGCCAGCGTCTGCTCAGTGATCCCCTGGATGTGAAACAGCGGATTCAACTGTTGCGTGACCTTCGGGACAGTGGTCAGCTGGATGCTGTTCAGGCGGTGGTGCAGCGGGCCGCGAAGCTTGCTGAAAAAGGTGATCTGGCACGGGATCAGCTTGTGGCCAGCGATGTGGTTGAGCCCGAACGCTTCGAGTCCGCCAGTGAGAAGGATCTGTTCGCAGCTCTCGAGCAGCTGCAGCCACTGGCTCAGCAGCGGTCGTATCAGGCCCTTGCCGATGCGCTTGTTGCGGCAACCCCGGCTCTCCAGGCTTTCTTTGATGGAGAGACCAGTGTGATGGTGATGGTCGACGATTCCGCGCTGCGGCTCAATCGCCTCAACCTGTTGGCGGTCCTGCGCAATCAAGCCTCGGTGTTGGCCGAATTTGAATCGATTCAATCCAAATGA
- a CDS encoding M15 family metallopeptidase produces MRPWSPIPIAECGEPMQELPPALLRMEPHPYMALGAPYGASGTPFKLRLGVVQRLLDAQQQLVEHDPSLRLSIFDAWRPIAVQAFMVDHSIAELCRERGVELPSGDAFDQVVADVGRFWAAPSRDPMTPPPHSTGAAVDLTLSSSDGTPLAMGGEIDAIGAVSEPQHYAGREDSNARRWHQRRQLLAEVMGAAGFAQHPNEWWHYSFGDQLWAWRRGAAVAIYAEAVNSSLTS; encoded by the coding sequence ATGCGTCCCTGGAGCCCGATTCCCATCGCAGAGTGCGGCGAGCCGATGCAAGAGCTGCCTCCAGCTTTGTTGCGGATGGAGCCTCATCCGTACATGGCGCTTGGGGCGCCCTATGGGGCATCGGGGACTCCCTTCAAACTGCGCCTGGGGGTGGTTCAGCGCCTGCTTGACGCCCAGCAGCAGCTGGTTGAGCACGATCCCAGTCTGCGCCTGAGCATTTTTGATGCTTGGAGGCCGATTGCCGTGCAGGCCTTCATGGTGGATCACAGCATTGCCGAACTCTGCCGTGAACGTGGTGTTGAACTGCCCTCGGGGGACGCCTTTGATCAGGTGGTGGCCGATGTGGGGCGGTTCTGGGCAGCTCCCAGTCGGGACCCCATGACACCGCCACCCCACAGCACCGGTGCTGCTGTCGACCTCACCCTCAGCAGCAGCGATGGAACGCCTTTGGCCATGGGGGGAGAGATTGATGCCATTGGTGCGGTGTCTGAACCGCAGCACTACGCCGGTCGGGAGGACTCGAATGCTCGGCGCTGGCATCAACGCCGGCAGTTGCTGGCTGAAGTGATGGGAGCAGCGGGGTTTGCCCAGCATCCGAACGAGTGGTGGCACTACTCGTTCGGAGATCAGCTCTGGGCCTGGCGAAGGGGTGCCGCTGTGGCGATCTACGCCGAGGCCGTCAACAGCTCGCTCACTTCCTGA
- the tsf gene encoding translation elongation factor Ts yields MAAAVSAKLVKELRDKTGAGMMDCKKALAATEGDANKAVEWLRQKGIASAEKKSGRTAAEGAIGSYIHTGARVGVLVEVNCETDFVARGDMFQSLLRDVSMQVAACPNVEYVTTDEIPNEIREREKAIEMGRDDLEGKPEQMKEKIVEGRIGKRLKELALMEQPFIKDSSITVADLVKQTAGKIGENVKVRRFTRYTLGEGIEVEENDFAAEVASMQNAG; encoded by the coding sequence ATGGCTGCTGCCGTATCCGCCAAGCTTGTCAAAGAACTGCGCGACAAGACTGGCGCGGGGATGATGGATTGCAAAAAGGCCCTGGCCGCCACGGAAGGCGATGCCAACAAGGCCGTTGAGTGGCTTCGCCAGAAAGGCATCGCCAGCGCTGAAAAGAAATCCGGTCGCACCGCCGCCGAGGGTGCCATCGGCAGCTACATCCACACCGGTGCCCGCGTCGGTGTTCTGGTTGAGGTGAACTGCGAAACCGACTTCGTGGCCCGGGGCGACATGTTCCAGTCGCTTCTGCGTGATGTCTCCATGCAGGTGGCGGCATGCCCCAACGTGGAGTACGTCACCACCGACGAGATCCCCAACGAGATCCGTGAGCGGGAAAAGGCGATCGAGATGGGCCGTGACGATCTCGAGGGCAAGCCGGAGCAGATGAAGGAAAAGATCGTTGAAGGTCGCATTGGCAAGCGCCTCAAGGAACTCGCTCTCATGGAGCAACCTTTCATCAAGGACAGCTCCATCACCGTTGCTGACCTCGTGAAGCAAACCGCCGGCAAAATCGGCGAGAACGTGAAAGTTCGTCGCTTCACCCGTTACACCCTGGGCGAGGGCATCGAGGTGGAAGAGAACGATTTCGCTGCTGAAGTGGCGTCCATGCAGAACGCCGGCTGA
- the recG gene encoding ATP-dependent DNA helicase RecG, translating into MLPIQRSLGLEADRGFQNLQGRQQRFHAFLQQQLAAPPALPFPQGVSERMSKLSSGFADYPNLADPARRRLVTDARQWLHELRHRLEPSAPMAPPRLKVQASPQQRTSSPLQLDSPITQIRGVGPKFAARLASIGLLLVRDLLRYYPRDHVDYSAMRRIEALVSGKTATIVATIRRCNGFVSARNTNLAIIELQLQDPTGRLKVSRFLAGKRFSSPAYLKGQQRLYPVGATVAVSGLVKDGPYGITFQDPLIEVLDSPSSPVKSPSIGRLLPVYPLTEGVGADRFRSLIDQVLPLAASWPDPLPALLQRQFQLPALSDALQALHAPRDRESLDQGRRRLVFDEFLLLQLGLLRRRQALRSRTGPQLDLQSSSSGLVGEFMDLLPFRFTAAQQRVFQEIEVDLARSEPMARLVQGDVGSGKTVVAIAALLSTIASGWQGALMAPTEVLAEQHYRNLCQWLPQLHVSVALLTGSTLRPRRRELLDDLANGSLKVLVGTHALLEDPVFFNRLGLVVVDEQHRFGVHQRDRLLNKGLQPHLLTMTATPIPRTLALSMHGDLDVSQIDELPPGRTPIRTRMLTAAKREKAYELIREEVKLGQRAYVVLPLVDESEKLELRSAVEVHAELASEVFPDMAVGLLHGRLSSADKQAVLTDFAAGKTQVLVSTTVVEVGVDVPEASVMVIDHAERFGLAQLHQLRGRVGRGAAASHCLLINGSSNPLARQRLDVLVRSTDGFEIAEMDLRLRGPGQVLGTRQSGLPDLALASLADDGAVLEDARTAAQELLKSDPELEQHPLLRETLDAQQRRLSGGTPLN; encoded by the coding sequence ATGCTTCCCATTCAGCGTTCGCTGGGGTTGGAGGCTGATCGTGGTTTTCAGAATCTGCAGGGTCGCCAGCAGCGCTTTCACGCTTTTCTGCAACAGCAACTCGCAGCGCCACCGGCCTTGCCCTTTCCCCAGGGGGTCAGTGAGCGCATGTCCAAGCTCAGCTCAGGTTTTGCTGATTATCCAAACCTCGCTGATCCCGCCCGCCGTCGCCTGGTCACCGATGCCCGGCAGTGGCTGCATGAACTGCGCCATCGCTTGGAACCCTCGGCTCCCATGGCACCGCCACGCCTGAAGGTTCAGGCGTCTCCCCAGCAGCGGACCAGCTCACCACTGCAGCTCGACAGTCCCATCACCCAGATCCGTGGTGTGGGCCCGAAATTCGCGGCTCGACTGGCCTCGATCGGCCTGCTTCTGGTGCGTGATCTGCTCCGTTATTACCCCCGCGACCATGTCGATTACTCAGCGATGCGCCGCATTGAGGCGCTGGTGTCGGGTAAAACGGCCACGATCGTCGCCACGATTCGCCGGTGCAACGGATTCGTCAGCGCGAGGAACACCAACCTCGCCATCATCGAGCTCCAGCTGCAGGATCCGACCGGGCGCCTGAAGGTGAGCCGCTTCCTGGCGGGCAAACGCTTCAGCTCTCCGGCCTACCTCAAAGGCCAGCAGCGCCTCTACCCCGTTGGTGCAACTGTGGCTGTGAGTGGTCTGGTGAAAGATGGGCCCTATGGCATCACCTTTCAGGATCCATTGATCGAGGTGCTGGATAGCCCCTCGTCTCCGGTCAAATCCCCCAGCATCGGTCGGCTTCTCCCCGTGTATCCCCTCACCGAAGGAGTCGGAGCGGACCGTTTCCGCAGCCTGATCGATCAGGTTTTGCCCCTGGCGGCATCGTGGCCTGATCCGCTTCCCGCCCTGCTGCAGCGGCAATTCCAGCTGCCGGCACTGTCGGATGCCCTGCAGGCCCTGCATGCGCCCAGGGACCGCGAAAGCCTCGATCAGGGACGCCGCCGGCTGGTGTTCGATGAGTTTCTGCTCCTGCAGCTCGGTCTGTTGCGCCGACGCCAGGCCCTGCGCTCCCGGACGGGACCGCAGCTGGATCTCCAGTCCAGCTCCAGCGGGCTTGTGGGGGAGTTCATGGATCTGCTGCCCTTCCGCTTCACCGCAGCTCAGCAACGGGTGTTTCAGGAGATCGAAGTTGATCTGGCGCGCAGCGAACCCATGGCCCGGTTGGTGCAGGGGGACGTCGGCTCGGGAAAGACGGTGGTGGCCATTGCAGCGTTGCTCAGCACCATTGCCTCGGGCTGGCAGGGGGCCCTGATGGCCCCCACGGAGGTGTTGGCCGAGCAGCATTACCGCAACCTCTGCCAGTGGCTGCCGCAGCTCCATGTCAGCGTCGCGTTGCTGACGGGATCCACGCTGCGGCCTCGCCGTCGGGAGCTGCTGGATGACCTGGCCAACGGTTCGCTGAAGGTGCTGGTGGGTACCCATGCCTTGCTAGAGGATCCGGTTTTTTTCAACCGCCTGGGGCTTGTGGTGGTGGATGAACAGCACCGTTTCGGTGTGCATCAACGGGATCGCCTGCTCAACAAGGGCTTGCAGCCCCATCTGCTCACCATGACGGCAACACCGATCCCACGGACCCTGGCGCTCTCGATGCATGGGGATTTGGATGTCAGCCAGATCGATGAATTGCCGCCAGGGCGAACGCCGATTCGCACCCGCATGCTCACGGCTGCGAAGCGGGAGAAGGCCTATGAGTTGATCCGTGAGGAGGTGAAGCTGGGCCAGCGGGCCTATGTCGTTCTGCCTCTGGTGGACGAGTCGGAAAAGCTCGAGCTTCGCTCGGCCGTGGAAGTTCACGCTGAATTGGCCTCGGAGGTCTTTCCTGATATGGCCGTTGGTTTGCTGCACGGGCGTCTCTCCAGTGCCGACAAGCAGGCGGTGCTGACCGACTTCGCTGCTGGCAAGACCCAGGTTCTGGTTTCAACCACGGTGGTGGAAGTGGGGGTGGATGTGCCTGAAGCCAGCGTGATGGTGATCGACCATGCCGAACGCTTCGGTCTGGCGCAGCTGCATCAGTTGCGGGGGCGGGTCGGCCGAGGTGCTGCTGCCTCCCACTGCCTGTTGATCAATGGCAGCTCCAACCCCCTGGCCCGCCAGCGTCTCGATGTGCTGGTGCGCTCCACCGATGGTTTCGAGATCGCCGAGATGGATCTGCGCCTGCGCGGACCTGGACAGGTGCTGGGGACCCGTCAGTCGGGCCTGCCTGATCTGGCTCTGGCCAGCCTCGCCGATGATGGTGCTGTTCTGGAGGATGCACGAACAGCCGCCCAGGAGCTGTTGAAGAGCGATCCTGAGCTCGAGCAGCACCCGTTGCTGCGCGAGACCCTGGATGCACAGCAGCGTCGTCTTAGCGGCGGCACCCCCTTGAACTGA